One Amycolatopsis sp. NBC_00355 genomic window carries:
- the sthA gene encoding Si-specific NAD(P)(+) transhydrogenase — MSEHEYDLIVIGSGPGGQKAAIAAAKLGKKVAVVDRHDMVGGVCVNTGTIPSKTLREAVLYLTGMNQRELYGASYRVKQDITIADLLARTQHVVGREVQVVRAQLMRNHVDLIAGMGSFADPHTVVVDGKHAGDRRTLTGDYVVIATGTRPARPGHVDFDAARVLDSDEILRLEQIPSSLVVVGAGVIGIEYASMFAALGSRVTVVEQRDQMLDFCDPEIVESLKFQLRDLGVTFRFGEKVADVAVSDDATITTLVSGKRIPADGVMYSAGRQGMTGSLALDQAGLAADERGRLVVDEHYRTEVPHIYAVGDVIGFPALAATSMDQGRLAAYHAFGEPANGLGALQPIGIYTIPEISYVGATEAQLTSSSVPYEVGIARYRELARGQITGDSYGMLKLLVSTKDRKLLGVHVFGTGATDLVHIGQAVMGCGGTVDYLVDAVFNYPTLSEAYKVAALDATNKIRALDRFTS, encoded by the coding sequence GTGAGCGAGCACGAGTACGACCTCATCGTCATCGGTTCCGGCCCGGGCGGGCAGAAGGCCGCCATCGCGGCCGCGAAACTGGGCAAGAAGGTGGCGGTCGTCGACCGGCACGACATGGTCGGCGGGGTGTGCGTCAACACCGGCACGATCCCGTCCAAGACCCTGCGCGAAGCGGTGCTCTACTTGACCGGCATGAACCAGCGCGAGCTGTACGGCGCCAGCTACCGGGTCAAGCAGGACATCACCATCGCCGACCTGCTGGCGCGCACCCAGCACGTGGTCGGGCGCGAGGTCCAGGTGGTGCGCGCCCAGCTGATGCGCAACCACGTCGACCTGATCGCCGGCATGGGCTCGTTCGCCGACCCGCACACCGTCGTCGTCGACGGCAAGCACGCCGGCGACCGCCGGACGCTGACCGGCGACTACGTCGTGATCGCCACCGGCACCCGGCCCGCGCGGCCCGGGCACGTCGACTTCGACGCCGCCCGCGTGCTCGACTCCGACGAGATCCTGCGGCTCGAACAGATCCCGTCGTCGCTCGTCGTGGTCGGCGCGGGCGTGATCGGCATCGAGTACGCGTCGATGTTCGCCGCGCTCGGCTCGCGGGTCACCGTGGTCGAGCAGCGCGACCAGATGCTGGACTTCTGCGACCCCGAGATCGTCGAGTCGCTGAAGTTCCAGCTGCGCGACCTCGGCGTCACGTTCCGGTTCGGCGAGAAGGTCGCCGACGTCGCGGTGTCCGACGACGCGACGATCACGACCCTGGTCAGCGGCAAGCGCATCCCGGCCGACGGCGTGATGTACTCCGCCGGCCGCCAGGGTATGACCGGCTCGCTCGCGCTGGACCAAGCCGGGCTGGCCGCGGACGAGCGCGGCCGGCTCGTCGTCGACGAGCACTACCGCACCGAGGTCCCGCACATCTACGCGGTCGGCGACGTGATCGGCTTCCCGGCGCTGGCGGCGACGTCGATGGACCAGGGGCGGCTCGCGGCGTACCACGCCTTCGGCGAACCGGCGAACGGCCTCGGCGCGCTGCAGCCGATCGGGATCTACACGATCCCGGAGATCTCGTACGTCGGCGCCACCGAGGCGCAGCTGACGTCGTCGTCGGTGCCGTACGAGGTCGGCATCGCCCGCTACCGCGAGCTCGCGCGCGGCCAGATCACCGGCGACAGCTACGGCATGCTGAAGCTGCTGGTGTCCACGAAGGACCGGAAACTGCTGGGCGTGCACGTGTTCGGCACGGGCGCGACCGACCTGGTCCACATCGGACAGGCGGTGATGGGTTGCGGCGGCACGGTCGACTACCTCGTCGACGCGGTGTTCAACTACCCGACGCTCTCGGAGGCGTACAAGGTGGCCGCGTTGGACGCCACCAACAAGATCCGCGCCTTGGACCGGTTCACCTCCTGA
- a CDS encoding intein-containing Rv2578c family radical SAM protein, which translates to MCSTAGVRWDRQRAGEGEPALPGLEGLVRSVRSPEFDGVTFHEVNARSVLNKVPAGSGVPFGWTVNPYRGCSHACTYCLEGGTRILLADGRTRALSELKAGDAIYGTRGHGAARRLVPTKVLAHWTTLRDAYRVTLDDGTRLVASGDHRFLTSKGWKHVTGSKLGIAQRPHLTPGAELIGVGRFEPTPDETLGYRAGYLCGMLRSGGFAAEPDAAARALEYLPDFGASVGFLKVPADPDAHWRRGFLAGVFDLAGSHGRGLLSVAHDEPEITDAFAAALTAFDFAHQLDEVPKFPTRQEVRLLGGAGEVLRFLHLSNPAVGWKRSLDGSVIGASRRRVEAIEALGLQLPLFDITTGTGDFIADGMVSHNCFARNTHTYLDFDAGHDFDTQVVVKINAPQVLAGQLKRPSWQREPVAMGTNTDPYQRAEGRYGLMPGIITALARSGTPLSVLTKGTVLARDLPLLQSVAADVPVGLAVSIALLDRELQHRLEPGTPSPQARLELVRKAREAGLPCSVLVAPVLPWLTDSAEALDALFARLAEVGASSVTVIPLHLRPGAREWFGRWLAGTYPALVPRYRELYAKGSYVRKAYRERLGERVAPLLRRHGLAPKTGYEPRLPEPPAPAPRGDVAPAEQLRLL; encoded by the coding sequence ATGTGTTCGACTGCCGGAGTGCGATGGGATCGGCAGCGAGCAGGGGAGGGTGAGCCGGCACTGCCCGGGCTGGAAGGCCTGGTGCGTTCCGTGCGGTCACCGGAATTCGACGGCGTCACCTTTCACGAGGTGAACGCCCGCTCGGTGCTGAACAAGGTGCCCGCGGGCTCCGGGGTGCCGTTCGGCTGGACGGTCAACCCGTACCGCGGCTGCTCCCACGCCTGTACGTATTGCTTGGAGGGCGGTACCCGGATCCTGCTCGCCGACGGCCGGACGCGGGCGCTGTCGGAGCTGAAGGCCGGCGACGCGATCTACGGCACCCGCGGCCACGGCGCGGCCCGGCGGCTGGTGCCGACCAAGGTGCTCGCGCACTGGACGACGCTGCGCGACGCCTACCGCGTCACCCTCGACGACGGCACCCGGCTCGTCGCGAGCGGCGATCACCGGTTCCTCACCTCGAAGGGCTGGAAGCACGTCACCGGCAGCAAACTCGGCATCGCCCAGCGGCCGCACCTGACCCCCGGCGCGGAGCTGATCGGCGTCGGCCGGTTCGAGCCGACGCCGGACGAGACGCTCGGGTACCGCGCCGGCTACCTGTGCGGGATGCTGCGCTCCGGCGGGTTCGCCGCGGAGCCGGACGCGGCCGCGCGGGCGCTGGAGTACCTGCCGGACTTCGGGGCGTCGGTCGGCTTCCTCAAGGTACCCGCCGATCCGGACGCGCACTGGCGGCGCGGGTTCCTCGCCGGTGTCTTCGACCTCGCCGGCAGCCACGGCCGCGGCCTGCTGTCCGTCGCGCACGACGAGCCGGAGATCACCGACGCCTTCGCGGCCGCGCTCACCGCCTTCGACTTCGCGCACCAGCTCGACGAAGTGCCGAAGTTCCCGACGCGCCAGGAGGTCCGGCTGCTCGGCGGCGCCGGCGAAGTCCTCCGGTTCCTGCACCTGAGCAACCCGGCGGTCGGCTGGAAACGCTCGCTCGACGGTTCGGTGATCGGCGCCAGCAGGCGGCGCGTCGAGGCGATCGAGGCGCTGGGCCTGCAGCTCCCGCTGTTCGACATCACCACCGGCACCGGCGACTTCATCGCCGACGGCATGGTGTCGCACAACTGCTTCGCCCGGAACACCCACACCTACCTCGACTTCGACGCCGGCCACGACTTCGACACCCAGGTGGTCGTCAAGATCAACGCCCCGCAGGTGCTGGCCGGGCAGCTGAAACGGCCGTCCTGGCAGCGCGAGCCGGTCGCGATGGGCACCAACACCGACCCGTACCAGCGCGCGGAGGGCCGCTACGGGCTGATGCCGGGCATCATCACGGCGCTCGCGCGCTCCGGCACGCCGTTGTCGGTGCTCACGAAGGGCACGGTGCTGGCCAGGGACCTGCCGCTGCTGCAGAGCGTCGCGGCGGACGTCCCGGTCGGCCTCGCCGTGTCGATCGCGCTGCTCGATCGCGAGCTGCAGCACCGCCTCGAGCCGGGGACGCCGAGCCCGCAGGCGCGGCTGGAGCTCGTCCGCAAGGCCCGCGAGGCCGGGCTGCCGTGCTCGGTCCTGGTGGCGCCGGTGCTGCCGTGGCTGACCGACTCCGCCGAGGCCCTCGACGCGCTGTTCGCGCGCCTGGCCGAGGTGGGCGCGTCGAGCGTGACGGTCATCCCGCTGCACCTGCGCCCCGGCGCCCGCGAGTGGTTCGGCCGCTGGCTGGCGGGGACGTACCCGGCGCTGGTCCCGCGCTACCGGGAGCTGTACGCGAAGGGGAGTTATGTCCGGAAGGCCTACCGCGAGCGGCTCGGGGAGCGCGTGGCGCCGCTGCTGCGACGGCACGGGCTGGCCCCGAAGACCGGGTACGAGCCGCGGCTTCCGGAACCGCCGGCGCCCGCGCCGCGGGGCGACGTCGCGCCCGCCGAGCAGCTGCGACTGTTGTGA
- the merB gene encoding organomercurial lyase — MTTSQTDRVAAARLAWAALKLTRAGRHPVGVDRLAGTVGVTPAEARRLVELIGFTLHRDLVSTGPTPRGAHHRLEPAEGTLGAGPDGSVDMFLLALATNEPVHAVATCPVTGTRIRIELTSRGIVQADPPSAVVAAIDLGFGLDHVEAVACAGQPFFASASAAANWLVAHPGGRIYQVAAYLAQAHRLVAALEARPKFVL; from the coding sequence TTGACGACCTCGCAGACCGACCGTGTCGCGGCGGCCCGGCTCGCCTGGGCCGCGCTCAAGCTGACCCGGGCCGGCCGCCACCCGGTGGGCGTCGACCGCCTCGCCGGGACCGTCGGTGTCACCCCCGCCGAAGCGCGGCGGCTCGTCGAGCTGATCGGGTTCACCCTGCACCGCGACCTCGTCTCGACCGGCCCCACGCCGCGCGGCGCCCACCACCGGCTCGAACCGGCCGAAGGCACCCTCGGCGCCGGCCCGGACGGCTCGGTCGACATGTTCCTGCTGGCCCTCGCGACCAACGAGCCGGTGCACGCCGTCGCGACCTGCCCGGTCACCGGCACCCGCATCCGCATCGAGCTCACGTCGCGGGGCATCGTGCAGGCCGACCCGCCCTCCGCCGTCGTCGCCGCGATCGACCTCGGCTTCGGCCTCGACCACGTCGAAGCCGTCGCGTGCGCCGGGCAGCCGTTCTTCGCGTCCGCGTCGGCGGCCGCGAACTGGCTGGTCGCGCACCCCGGCGGCCGCATCTACCAGGTCGCCGCCTACCTGGCCCAGGCCCACCGGCTGGTGGCCGCGCTGGAGGCCCGGCCGAAGTTCGTTCTTTGA